The genome window CCAGCACGGGGCCTGCCGCCTTCCTGTGAACAGCCCGGAAAAACTCTGGGGGGAGCTCGAGGTCATCTACCCGGGCCTAGCAACCCAAAGCTAGGTGCCCTGCTGCTAATATTCTCCCGGGAAGCGCAAATAGGTGCTCAAACGGGAAAACACCGTTTGTTACAACGGGCCAAGGGGCGAAGCTGCCCGTGGGGAAGTTAGAGCCTGCGGTCTTTTGCACCCCGTCATTCCGGCAGCCGCGATAAGCTGGGCCTATGCGTGTTTTGTTTGTCGGCGATGTCTTTGGAGAGCCGGGCTTGCGGGCCGTGGCGATGCACCTTCCCGACCTACGCCCCCACTACGATCTGGTCGTCGTCAATGGCGAGAACGCCCACCACGGCAAGGGCCTGTCCAAGCCCGCCTACCGCAAACTGCGCGAAGCCGGTGCCGACCTGATCACCCTGGGTAACCACGCCTGGGATCACAAAGACGTCTACGAACTCATCGAAACCGAGCCGATCATTCGCGCCCTCAACTACCCCCCCGGCACGCCCGGGCAAGGCCACTGGGTGCTCGAGGCCAAAGGTGAAAAACTCCTGGTGATGCAGGTGATGGGACAGGTCAACATGGGCCTGAACCTCTACGACCCCTTCCGCAGCAGCGAGGCCTTGCTGGCCGAGGTCGAGCACGACTACGCATTGCTCGAGGTGCACGCCGAGGCCACCAGCGAGAAATATGCATTAGGCCACTACCTGGGCGGCAAGATCGCAGCCCTGCTGGGCACCCACACCCACGTCCAGACCGCCGATGCCGGCTTTCTAGCCAATGGCACCGCCATCCAGGCCGACGTGGGCATGACCGGCCCCATTCACTCCATCATCGGGGGTGAGATCGAGAGCTTCCTGGGCCGCTTCATCACCCAGCGGCCCACCCCCTTCAAGGCTGCCCCAGGTCGGGCCATGTTCTGCGCGACCGAGCTGGTTTTGGAAGGGGGCCGGTGCACCTCGATCCGGCCTATGCGCTGGGATGAGCCTGTTTAGCCGGTTATGCATGTACTTCCATGTTTCGGCTGCAAGGCCAACCAATAGTTTGGAATAGTTCTGATTATGACATTCATGGTGGATTTTTGCCAAGAATAGCTCTTCGGTACTGGCTTGTCGCGGTTCCCTGATTTTGAGGATTGCTGGGTTCTTTCCGAAAACCGCTCTGGTCAGCCAACAGCCAAACAGCGCATTTCGATTTTGCAACACAAGTGTAGCCGGCAACACAAACGTTTTGGCTGCCCAACTTAGTGTATTTGCATGCAACTACTGGTTCAGTGGTCTGACCAATAAGGGGGCTGGCTTCCGATGGTGCGCCCGACCCGTGTTTCCGAGAAGCTCGCCAAAGACCTCGAGCAGCTGCTTCAGGACGGCGTTTGGCGGCCTGGCGACCAGTTGCCTGGTGAGCGCGACCTGGCCAGCCGCTTTGGCGTGAGCCGCTCTTCGGTGCGGGAGGCCTTGCGCATCCTCGAGCTTCACGGCTGGGTGGAAATCCGGCAGGGGGACGGGACACGGGTGGCCTCTCCTTCGGAGAGCTTTGGTCGCCGCTTGCGCTCGAGGCTGCACCAGGAAGACTTCATCGTCGAGCTTTTTGAGGTACGCCGCATCCTGGAGCCAGCGGTGGCCGCCCTGGCCGCGGAGCGCAGCCACCCACAGGGGGTTACCCGGCTCGAGGAATTGCTCGCTCAGCAGCAGGCAGCCAAAGGAGATCTGTACCGATTTGTCGAGCTCGACATGTTCTTTCACAAAACCCTGGCCGATATGAGCCGCAACGCGGTGCTGAGCGAGATCGTAAGCTTACTGGAAGTCGAGTTGCGACAGATCCGCCTGGTATCCACCGCTAAACGCTACCGCCCAGAAATTACCCTTTCTGAGCACCTGCGCATCCTCGAGGCCATTCGGGCTTCCGACCCCGAAGCGGCCCGTCAGGCTATGTTGGCCCACCTGAGCACGGTTGAAAACTCGGCCAAAATCAAGGAGGTAGACCGATGAAAAAGTGGTTGGCAGCAGTTGTTCTCTGGAGCCTGGGCGGTTTGGGGCTGGCCCAAACGGTCACGGTGGGGTTGGACGCCGACCCCCCCAACCTCGACCCCCTGCTTTCTTCTGCCCTCGTGGATCGGCAGGTGCAGAACCAGATTTACGACAAGCTGGTCGATCTTGACGAAAACCTGCGCATCGTGCCCATGCTGGCAACCAGCTGGCGCGTAGAGGAAGACGGCAAGGTCTATGTTTTCAACCTGCGGCAGGGCGTCAAGTTCCACGACGGCACCGACTTCAATGCCGAGGCGGTCAAGTTCAACCTGGATCGCTACCGCAGCGCCCCCGGTTCCCGCCGCTCGGGCGAGCTCTCGCTCATCACCAACGTGCAGGTTGTCAACCCCTATACCGTGCGGGTGACCCTACGGGAGCCCTTCGCACCCTTCCTGGCCATCCTGTCCGACCGCTCAGGGATGATGGTCAGCCCCACGGCTGTCCAGAGGCTAGGGGCCGAGTTTGGCAACAACCCCGTGGGCACCGGGCCCTTCAAGTTCGTGGAGCGGCGCCGGCAGGATCGCATCGTGCTGGCGCGCAACGAAAACTACTGGCAGCGCGGCCTTCCCCGCATCGAGCAGCTCGTTTACCGCCCGTTCCCCGACGACGACGTGCGGGTTGCCAACCTGCTCTCGGGTGCGGTGAGCATCATTACCCCGGTAGCCGCTAAAGACCTCGCAGCCATCCGCAATAACCCCAACCTTGTGGTCAACAACTTCCCGGGCATCGGCTACCAGGGCATCTGGCTCAACCACACCAAGGGGCCCTTTACCAACAAAGCCTTGCGTCAGGCTTTTGCCGCCACCATTGACCGCGATGTGGTAGACCGGGTGGTGTTTTTGGGCACGGCCCTCCCTTCCAATGGGCCCTTCCCCCCCGGCACCCTGGCGCACGACAAAACCATTCCCGTTCCCAAGCGCGACCTGGCCCTGGCCCGGCAGAAGCTGGCCGAAGGCGGCCGTCCACAGGGCTTCAGCTTTACCCTGACCATTGCGCCTGGCCCCGTTTTGGCCCAGTTGGCCCAGGTGTATCAGGCTATGGCCGCCGAAGCAGGCATTCAGGTGCGCATCGAGCAGGTGGAGTTTGGCACCTTGCTGGATAGGGCCGCTAAGCTGGAGCTCGAGGCGGTGGCGGTGGGCTGGAGCGGGCGGCCCGACCCCGACGGCAACATCTACGACTTCGTTCGCTGCAAAGCACCCAACAACTACTCCGGTTACTGCAACCCGCGGGTGGACAACCTGCTCAACCGGGCGCGCACCGTGCGGCTGCCGGAGGCCCGCCGCGACCTGTACAGCCAGATCACCAAAATCATCCAGGAAGACCTGCCCTACATCTACGTCTACCACCCCCAGACCACCATCGGCGTGAGCCGCCGCCTGAGCGGCCTTCCGGTTATTCCTGATGGCATCCTGCGCTTCCGCAGCGTGAGCCTGGGCGGTCAGTAGGAGCTAAAAGCGGTGTTCCTCTTCGTCCTGCGGCGCTTGATGGGTGGATTGCCCACCCTGTTGCTGGTCACAGTGCTGGTTTTTACGCTGACCCGGGTGTTACCGGGTGACCCGGCCCGGCTGCTGCTGGGCGAAGAGGCCACCCCCGAGCTGGTCGCGCAAATCCGAGAGGAACTGGGGCTCAACCGGCCCATCCTGGTGCAGTATGCCGACTGGCTGTGGGGCCTGGTGAGGGGTGATCTGGGGCGCTCGATTCGCGGCAACGAGCTGGTAGCCCCCATTATCTGGCAAAAACTACCCACCACCCTGGAGCTCAGCTTGTTCTCGCTTTTGGTGGCCATCGCGATTGGCATTCCGGCGGGGGTGCTGGCGGCGTTGCGAAGAAACACCGCAATTGATGCAAGCGTGACCGTGATGGCCCTTTCGGGCATCTCGATCCCTAACTTTTTTCTGGGCATCTTGCTGATATATGCCTTTAGAGCCTGCTAACTAGCTGTTCGTAAAAGCTCCACAGTTTTCGCTGTCATCAGAATCGAAAAAGCCAACCAGTGCCAACCTCGCAAGGTCTCAGCCAGCCGCTCATAGTCTCGCGCCAGCCTGCGAAACCGGGATGTCCAGGCAAACGAACGTTCCACCACCCAACGCTTCGGCAGCAGCACGAATCCTCGTTTGGCCCCTTCCACCTTGACCACACACAGGGCGATGCCTTCCGCCTCTGCCGCTTGTGCCGCTTCCTCCC of Meiothermus sp. contains these proteins:
- a CDS encoding ABC transporter permease — protein: MFLFVLRRLMGGLPTLLLVTVLVFTLTRVLPGDPARLLLGEEATPELVAQIREELGLNRPILVQYADWLWGLVRGDLGRSIRGNELVAPIIWQKLPTTLELSLFSLLVAIAIGIPAGVLAALRRNTAIDASVTVMALSGISIPNFFLGILLIYAFRAC
- a CDS encoding ABC transporter substrate-binding protein, producing MKKWLAAVVLWSLGGLGLAQTVTVGLDADPPNLDPLLSSALVDRQVQNQIYDKLVDLDENLRIVPMLATSWRVEEDGKVYVFNLRQGVKFHDGTDFNAEAVKFNLDRYRSAPGSRRSGELSLITNVQVVNPYTVRVTLREPFAPFLAILSDRSGMMVSPTAVQRLGAEFGNNPVGTGPFKFVERRRQDRIVLARNENYWQRGLPRIEQLVYRPFPDDDVRVANLLSGAVSIITPVAAKDLAAIRNNPNLVVNNFPGIGYQGIWLNHTKGPFTNKALRQAFAATIDRDVVDRVVFLGTALPSNGPFPPGTLAHDKTIPVPKRDLALARQKLAEGGRPQGFSFTLTIAPGPVLAQLAQVYQAMAAEAGIQVRIEQVEFGTLLDRAAKLELEAVAVGWSGRPDPDGNIYDFVRCKAPNNYSGYCNPRVDNLLNRARTVRLPEARRDLYSQITKIIQEDLPYIYVYHPQTTIGVSRRLSGLPVIPDGILRFRSVSLGGQ
- a CDS encoding FadR/GntR family transcriptional regulator, which encodes MVRPTRVSEKLAKDLEQLLQDGVWRPGDQLPGERDLASRFGVSRSSVREALRILELHGWVEIRQGDGTRVASPSESFGRRLRSRLHQEDFIVELFEVRRILEPAVAALAAERSHPQGVTRLEELLAQQQAAKGDLYRFVELDMFFHKTLADMSRNAVLSEIVSLLEVELRQIRLVSTAKRYRPEITLSEHLRILEAIRASDPEAARQAMLAHLSTVENSAKIKEVDR
- a CDS encoding TIGR00282 family metallophosphoesterase is translated as MRVLFVGDVFGEPGLRAVAMHLPDLRPHYDLVVVNGENAHHGKGLSKPAYRKLREAGADLITLGNHAWDHKDVYELIETEPIIRALNYPPGTPGQGHWVLEAKGEKLLVMQVMGQVNMGLNLYDPFRSSEALLAEVEHDYALLEVHAEATSEKYALGHYLGGKIAALLGTHTHVQTADAGFLANGTAIQADVGMTGPIHSIIGGEIESFLGRFITQRPTPFKAAPGRAMFCATELVLEGGRCTSIRPMRWDEPV